From Halodesulfovibrio aestuarii DSM 17919 = ATCC 29578, the proteins below share one genomic window:
- the plsY gene encoding glycerol-3-phosphate 1-O-acyltransferase PlsY has product MLAKLLWLGIAYVMGSIPFGLLIAKATCGIDPRLDGSKNVGATNVARLCGFKYGVATLLCDLLKGAVPVAIAFTISHNWLFISLVALAALMGHVRSCFLGFEGGKAVATTVGVFIPLAFYPILFSCIATALVIWRSGYVSMGSLTLVVTLPVFLFLSGHWSFIPLALVVLALVFWTHRENIGRLARGEEKSWLKKKHEEQA; this is encoded by the coding sequence ATGCTGGCTAAACTTCTCTGGCTTGGTATCGCATACGTTATGGGCTCCATTCCGTTCGGTCTGCTTATCGCTAAAGCTACCTGCGGAATCGACCCACGTCTCGACGGCAGTAAAAATGTCGGCGCAACCAACGTAGCCCGTCTTTGTGGCTTTAAATATGGCGTTGCAACACTGCTCTGCGACCTTCTTAAAGGCGCAGTCCCCGTCGCAATTGCTTTTACCATCAGCCATAACTGGCTATTTATAAGCCTTGTTGCGCTTGCTGCGCTTATGGGGCACGTGCGTTCCTGCTTCCTCGGTTTTGAGGGAGGCAAAGCGGTAGCAACAACTGTTGGTGTGTTTATCCCGCTGGCATTTTACCCTATTCTTTTTAGCTGTATCGCTACTGCACTCGTCATCTGGCGCTCCGGTTACGTGTCCATGGGATCACTGACTCTTGTTGTAACCCTTCCGGTGTTCCTGTTCCTGTCCGGTCATTGGTCTTTTATCCCTTTGGCTCTCGTAGTGCTCGCACTTGTATTCTGGACTCATAGAGAAAACATCGGCCGCCTTGCACGTGGTGAAGAAAAATCTTGGCTTAAGAAGAAGCACGAGGAACAAGCATAA
- the thrC gene encoding threonine synthase — MKKASVFPEYRGNMEYYCLGCGKRFGIDELLYTCPECGGVFMLDNLDFKKLSERTGKEWRELFDTRAASKNTALRGIFRFYELMAPVLEEEDIVYLGEGNTPIIEANDHLAEKAGVRFAFKNDGQNPSASFKDRGMACAFSYLKALVRKHGWDEVLTVCASTGDTSAAAALYASYIGSPLKSVVLLPHGKVTPQQLSQPLGSGATVLEIPGVFDDCMKVVENLAENYRVALLNSKNSWRILGQESYAFEVAQWCDWDLKGKCVFVPVGNAGNITAVMGGFLKLHRLGIISELPRVFGVQSHHADPVYQYYSVEDPAKRVYKPVTVTPSVAQAAMIGNPVSFPRVKHFAEQFEAIGGKGSFQVLQVTEQSIMDSMIEANMNGHIACTQGGECYAGLKRAKELGLIAEDEFAILDATAHALKFSGFQDMYFSNSFPPQFGVQPDTALANAPELVIEESAKAELAPEAFTEAAAKTIADKLGLQSK, encoded by the coding sequence ATGAAAAAAGCATCAGTATTCCCCGAATACCGGGGAAATATGGAATACTACTGTCTTGGTTGCGGAAAACGTTTCGGCATCGACGAACTTTTATACACCTGCCCAGAATGTGGTGGTGTATTCATGCTCGACAATCTCGACTTTAAAAAACTTTCCGAACGTACCGGCAAAGAATGGCGTGAGCTATTCGATACCCGTGCGGCTTCAAAGAACACCGCATTACGCGGTATCTTCCGTTTTTACGAATTGATGGCACCTGTTCTGGAAGAGGAAGACATCGTCTACTTAGGCGAAGGTAACACCCCTATCATTGAAGCTAACGATCACCTTGCCGAAAAAGCAGGTGTCCGCTTTGCCTTCAAAAACGATGGGCAGAACCCGAGCGCTTCTTTTAAAGACCGTGGTATGGCGTGTGCTTTTTCTTATCTCAAAGCACTGGTACGCAAACACGGATGGGACGAAGTCCTCACCGTATGTGCATCCACTGGTGACACTTCGGCTGCAGCAGCACTGTATGCTTCATACATCGGCTCCCCGCTCAAATCTGTAGTGCTTCTGCCACACGGCAAAGTGACTCCGCAGCAGTTGTCCCAGCCTCTCGGCTCCGGTGCGACCGTGCTGGAAATTCCGGGCGTATTTGATGACTGCATGAAGGTTGTAGAAAACCTTGCAGAAAACTACCGTGTAGCCCTGCTCAACTCCAAAAACAGCTGGCGTATTCTCGGTCAGGAATCTTACGCATTTGAGGTTGCACAGTGGTGTGACTGGGATCTTAAAGGCAAATGCGTATTCGTACCAGTGGGTAACGCAGGTAACATCACCGCTGTTATGGGTGGATTCCTTAAGTTACATCGCCTTGGCATCATCAGCGAACTTCCGCGCGTATTCGGAGTACAGTCTCACCACGCCGACCCTGTATATCAGTACTACAGCGTAGAAGATCCGGCAAAACGCGTATACAAGCCGGTTACAGTCACCCCTTCCGTTGCTCAGGCAGCAATGATTGGTAACCCTGTATCGTTCCCGCGTGTAAAGCATTTTGCAGAACAGTTTGAAGCCATCGGCGGCAAAGGCTCTTTCCAAGTATTACAGGTGACAGAACAGTCGATTATGGATTCCATGATCGAAGCAAACATGAACGGCCACATCGCATGTACTCAGGGTGGAGAGTGCTACGCAGGTCTCAAGCGTGCAAAAGAACTTGGCCTGATCGCTGAAGATGAATTTGCAATCCTTGACGCAACTGCGCATGCGCTAAAATTTTCAGGGTTCCAGGACATGTACTTCAGCAACAGTTTCCCTCCGCAATTCGGCGTGCAGCCGGATACGGCTCTTGCCAACGCACCAGAACTGGTCATTGAAGAATCTGCAAAAGCAGAACTGGCACCGGAAGCATTCACCGAAGCTGCTGCAAAAACTATTGCAGATAAGCTGGGACTTCAGAGCAAATAA